The Primulina eburnea isolate SZY01 chromosome 18, ASM2296580v1, whole genome shotgun sequence genome segment AGCACACTCAAAATGGTTGGCTAGATGGTAAAAAAGTTAGACTATGCACatcttttttggaaaaaaatctGCTCTTAATAATGGTGGAatacttctataaggagaatgatACGACCACTTGAACAATAAATAACCAAAGATAACTGAATATaacattaatattatatatctggGATCAAGAACGTTTGCAATTACAATAAACTAAATGACAAGGAAGAAAAATTCACAATCTCTTCTCTCTTGCCTCCTCTCTCGAGTAACCTCCCAAAATGATAAGATTATTTTCTAACCCCATCTAACTTCCCCCCTATTTATATTACTCTCGCCATATGATAACTAACTTTTATGTTCCTTCCTATTGGGCCTTTGTGTGATGACTTTGTACATGGGTTTTCTTTCTCGACCCATATTTTCATTCAAGTCCACCTGCTGTTTGCTAACAGAGAACATGGGAGTGAAATGCTATGTTCAAATCTGTATAAATACTTCCAAATCATGTCTTCATAGTTCATTCTAGTACGCTCAATTCGATCTTTCTATGCTTACACAAACTATAAAAAAAGACTGCAAATATTGTAAATTGGAAATGAATGTGAATGATATATTGTAAATTGGAAATGAATGTGAATGATACTTTTGGATTAGACAAAATAAGAGTATTCACAAAAGGGAAAAAAATCCATTTATTTTCCTAAATGTTAGGATGAGTTTTGACttttgaaacaaaaaaatttgaagACAACATACAATTTAGATGAAGAATCAATATGTTGCCTGTCAGGAGGGAGATTGTGTTTGTCATTCTCATGTCTCTCTTCATAGCCACCAGATCCTGTTCCAACATTTAGTGCATGTGTTCTGATTGCTTTGCCTTTATATACCGACTCGAGAACCTCCCGACATTGAACTGCATACGTAAGTTGTCATTACCATTGCTTCAAACATAGTTCAATAACAGAAGCATGAAAAAGGATATAAAAGCACAGATAAATCGTACTTCGTATAATCACATTAAAACATAGAGCATAGTAACACAATCTCTAAGGGACCTGTCGTTACCACGAATTTGGTGGAAAAACCGGTATTCATTGATGAATTTTTTAACTTGTTATGATACATATTTGGCAACCATAGCGGTATATAATTCAAAAACATGGACTGCAATTTTATTTCTTCAAGCATGTGAAAACAGTACAATAACAAGAAAACTCCACCCACAAACATAACAGTCAAAGCACAAGATAATTGCAGATTAAACTCTATGCTAAATACAAAGTACATTTTACAACCCACACAGAAACAGATACATCTTCGCCACCAGAATGCAGACTGATACGCCGAGCACAAATTCACACGAATGCATAAACCACTAGAAGCCAAAAAGTTTAAATCTTTATCATAATTTCACCCTCATTTCACCAAAAAACAGAACTTGAATCTCCACACTCGAGATCGTAAAGCACTAAAGAACTCACATGGCGTAAAAATCCTTCTGGGCACCAAAGGACAGAAGGGACAATGgaccaatcaaatcataaaagaCTGGGGGCCTTTTCTTGCTACTCTTCTTTGAAGAAACTAAAACTTGGGGAGTCTGAACTAAAGCCAAAACTTGCATTTTCTCAGTACAAATAAACTTACTTCTGTCACAGAATCTTGAACTCCATGGTTAATGATTATTGGGTTCTTTTAGAAGGGAATAGGAGAGAGCAGATATGAGCAAGCCAAGGTGAGACTTGAGAGGCAGAGGTGCGTATAGGAGATCGCGTGGCCCCTTCCTTATAAAGTATTTGAAAATTAGAATTTCAACTATTCATGCGGTTTGGATATGATCTAGACCATTAAAAATGTCATTTGCTCgacaaaaaatttgaaaaacaatataaatttaatttattaaaaaaatagagtATGTCGCTTGggatacggtctcacgaatttttatctgtgagatgggtcaaccctaccgatattcacatacaagtaatactcttagcataaaaagtagagtgagtctcatgtgagatcgtatcacggatcttaatatgtgagacgggtcaaccctaccgatattcacaataaaaagtaataagcataaaaagtaatactttttcatggatgacccaaataatagatatgtctcacaaatacgactcgtgagaccgtctcacacaagtttttgcataaaaagtaatattttttcatggatgacccaaataagatatttgtctcacaaaatatgacccgtgagaccgtctcagacAAGTTTTTGCAAAAAAAATAGTAGTGAGCTCgtcaaaaaaatttattgtagTTAATACTGAttgatttaaaatattgattaagCATTTAATAATTCATATTGATAGAAAATAAAAGTTATTTCTCTTTGCGATATCAATTTGTATTGTGTCATATTTATgttttaatatgttatattgttattttttataattctaaTCATTTTTTTGATGTGTCACTAAAATATATAGTGCCACATTAACATTCTCGATTAAAGATGACTAAATTTGTCAAAATTTAGAAAATACATTACTAAGACTGAAATTTGATAACAAATATTGCCGAATTACCAAATAAACAAACATGCGAATAAAAAATgagatttacaaaatatttatattaatatgaAGACAAAATGTCAATTTTATGAGTCTTGTATGTATTGTGTCGTGAAATTTTTAGCTTTATATCTTTTGTTGAATCGATTATGAACATGTAACTATGTCACGAAGATTGATCCTAGTCATTctcctcaaaatattttaattaaatgactAACACCATTGTTAAATTTgtacaattatatttttaaaatatatgtgtATATCATGAAGAATTTTTTAATCATGTAATTGTAAAAATGTAACAATAATATttgtaatttaattatattatttttgaggaaaacaaaacaaaaagtgATAAATCGAAACATAATTGAATCAACAAGAGATATAAGATTTAAAATATCACAAACACAATAcataaaaaaactaaaattacattttaccttatatcaataatatcattaaactatatatatatatatatatatatatatatatatatatatatattataaaaactaaaggatatattataaaaactaaaatattaaaatccTTGTACATCAAGGTACAAGCCTGGATTAATGGCTTCTCGCAAAAGAGTGGCATGTGTACTTGTCATGCATGACATTTGGTTCTATTTATGTGCGCAGTTTTCCTGCTCCCATTCCAAGGAAACGGCTTCCAATCTGGAAAAAACCCTAACAAGCCGACCGACCCTTCATTTTCTCAGTAAGTTCGCTCCATCTGCTGTCAAAATTACAGTCTTTGATGCATATGTACAGTATAGTGATTCGCTTTTTATGTTTTTCTTCGTCATTTTACAGAGATCTGACTTTAAATCGCGAAACCCTTTGCGTTTTTTTTATCGTTTGTGTTTTTATATGTGTTTTTCGGGTTCCATTTTGTCCGCATTGTAGTCTTTTTGTGGTTTTGTACGTGTTTCCTTATTGGGGTTTTTATAGGATGTACAGTTAGAATTATGAACAGCATTCTATGATGCAATGTAATAGTTGTGGAGCTGTAGAATGTGATAAATTTATGGCTAATTGTGATGAACATGCGGTTATTGTACTGAAATTAGGATTTTTTCTGTTTCTTGGCATTAGATGGATGGAAATGGACAAACAAATTTGAGGAATTGGGGGTTTCTCGAGCAGCAGGCTAATTCGCTTAAGAGCCATCTGGGGCTTCAGCTAATGTCTTCCGTGGTTGAAAAGCCCATTTACGGTGGTGGCAGTGTTCAAGATAATCCTTACAATCCCTTACAATTTTCTGTCATGCCTTCCACCAATGGTGGGCCATTCCATCACCATCGAGTCGGTGGGGTTCCTGAGACACATATTCCGATGGACTATTGGATGAATCACAATAGGGACAAGTATCTTAATGCTTTACCTGGGAATCATCACAATGGCTATTATCAACCAAGTTATGGAGTTTTACCTGAGTCATCAGTGGCAATGACTCATCCCATTCAACTCCCTCTGCAAATGAATATACCAAAAAATGAAGATTCGATACCTCAGATGGAAGAGGCTTGCGAGGAGATTGATAATCATATCGGTATCGGTATAGGTGTTGACGTTGGTAAGAAAAGAGGAGTTGAAAAAGCCACAAAATCTCCaccaaaagaaaagaaaccaAGGACCAGAGCTCCTAGGGCCCCAAAAGACGAGTCTACCCCTGTGGTCCATCGTGCTAGGGCTCCCAAGAAACGTGCCGAAGTTGTGATCAACGGAATCAACATGGATATCTCGGATATCCCTATACCGATTTGCTCATGCACCGGCAACCCACATCAGTGTTACAGGTGGGGTTCTGGTGGGTGGCAGTCTGCATGTTGTACTATGGGCTTGTCGATGTATCCTCTGCCTATGAGCACAAAGAGACGGGGTGCCAGGATAGCAGGACGGAAGATGAGTATTGGAGCTTTTAAGAAAGTTTTAGAAAAACTTGCATCAGAaggttatgatttttcagaccCGATTGATTTGAGGAATTACTGGGCTAGGCATGGTACAAATAAGTTTGTGACAATCAGATAAATTTTTGTTGGAGGTGAAGTGGCTGAGGGCTCCtaaatgcatgcaatctcttTTCCTGCTGTAGATAATGGATGCCGAAACAGAGGCTCCTTGGCTAGTTTCTAACTGATAAATCCCAGAGGTGAGTTACCCTTTTCATGAAAAATTTTGCCTTTTGGAGCACCTTGAACTAAATGTTCTTTATTGTTGACATTTTGTTGTTTAAGGAAACATTAACTTGGTCTTAGTTACTGTGATGAGGATGGTTGTTTAAGAATTATTCTAATGCAGTTTGGCTGCTCTTTATTTTAATGTAACATTTATGCTTCGAtccttaattttttttcttacaaTAGAAATACaattattagtttttattgGTCATGACTCGGTTACTAGATTCACAATATTAGATTCggaatttaattaaaacatgacTAATGATGGTCATATCGGCTATTGAATCTAAATATTTCCAAATGCTGTTGGCTTTAAAGTACAGTATTCATTTACTATTCTGGAACCAAATAGTTAGAGAGGTTATGGAGAGCTTTTAGGCTTCAGGGAGGAAATGTTTTGGTATATATTGTCTATATTTAGTCGGGTTTGAAGTAATGCTCAACATTTTGATCAAGGAGATCTAATTTTGTGCAAGTCCGAAAATTCGGGAGAGGGGCTGAGATGGAAGTTGGGGCCGATTAATGGATCATGGAGTGTGAATTTTGTGATATTCGAATCATCACATCACATATTaatcttctttctttttttctttccgGTTTGGGAGGATCGACTCCTACTCCGCATCGTGAACACTGGTTCTTGTTATCAAGCTTGTGAAAAACAAGCAAGCATTTAGTATTTGGTAGGTGGTGATTTGGGATTATACGTGAGTTGAATATGAACTCCATTCAAGATTTAGTTTTTATGTCTGCTGCTCTTATTGAAATGCTTGCAAACGATAAAGTTTGATGGTATATTGTAAATTGGAAATGAATGTGAATGATACTTTTGGATTAGACAAAATAAGAGTATTCACAAAAGGGAAAAAAATCCATTTATTTTCCTAAATGTTAGGATGAGTTTTGAAAATCGTCCATATATTTTCCTAAATCCCCATAGACTTTGCTAAAAACTCGGCCCTTAATTATTCaacgagtaggtctcttgtgagatggtctcacgaatctgtatttgtgagatggataaatcttaccgatattcacaataaaaagtaatattcttagcataaaaagtaatactttttcatggatgaactAAATAAGaaactcgtctcacaaaatacgactcatgagctcgtctcatacaagtttttgccttattcAATTTGGACTTGATAGGTTTTACAAATTTCATCAATCTTAGCATAACTAAATTTGTGGGCATTTCAAGATAATTAACTAACCTACATTCAAAATCAAACCCTTTCAACTGGCAACTAAATATCAATGATTCAAACCCTACTCCACTCCTTATGGAGGAAGAGCTTCTGAAACTAAAGATCTCTCCTTCGTTTGAACTTAGATTCGACTCGACAATCAGTTGCAACGATTCGGAACATGACCTTCCTAGATACACTAGCTTGAAAGACATAATATGAAGCCCATCTCCACAGCATGCAACGGGTAGGTAAGGAATGGCGACACTCGTTTAGTTACTCGAATATCTCTATTCGGCATACGTTCAATCGGCCACCATTCTCGCGAACAGGGATCAAGACTGGCTCTCGAC includes the following:
- the LOC140819532 gene encoding protein BASIC PENTACYSTEINE2-like, with the protein product MDGNGQTNLRNWGFLEQQANSLKSHLGLQLMSSVVEKPIYGGGSVQDNPYNPLQFSVMPSTNGGPFHHHRVGGVPETHIPMDYWMNHNRDKYLNALPGNHHNGYYQPSYGVLPESSVAMTHPIQLPLQMNIPKNEDSIPQMEEACEEIDNHIGIGIGVDVGKKRGVEKATKSPPKEKKPRTRAPRAPKDESTPVVHRARAPKKRAEVVINGINMDISDIPIPICSCTGNPHQCYRWGSGGWQSACCTMGLSMYPLPMSTKRRGARIAGRKMSIGAFKKVLEKLASEGYDFSDPIDLRNYWARHGTNKFVTIR